The nucleotide sequence GTCCCGTTTCCTTGTCTTTTTTGTGTTTCTTGTTGAGAGCGTTTTTCTTTTGAAAACgacctcgtttctatatgagtaTTCGTTTTTTCGCCCCAAAAAAATGTTCGGTCATTGTTAAAAATGATCACTGTATTACACTCAAATGTATAATctatttcgtttttttttttttttttttttttttttttttttttttttttgtttaatcaaCGTTTTCAAATTTATTTTGAAGCTTGAAACAAGCTCTCACACATATATACTCACCACCATAAATACTTGAGTTGATAGTTGACATCTTACATACGAAATTGTTTGTGTTTGATTTTAACCATACAATATCTCATTTTAAAATGAAGTTTTGAAAAAAGAATAAATAAAGAATGTGCCCTTTATTTGATGTCATTGTCTAAGGAACAAGTCAATTGCAGTCGATACAAGCACATGAATCGTAACCATGATGTCACCTTACACTAaattttaaaaagtatatattctGTTAACATAACCATGATTTTAACATGTTTATATTTGCAATCCACCAGATTTGAATATTCAATACCTTATAAGccgtggcggaacttgaactcggataCAGATGAAACGagtataaaaatttaataaatttttcaaagTCAAAAAAACTTATTTTTTGGTAAAAAAACTTCTTTTTTTTTTGTGTAAAATTCTTTTTCCCCTAAATGCAGGTGGCGCATATACCCCCTTTATGATACACTAAGTTCAAGTTCAGAATTATTTTTGTTTATACGTTACAGATTGTAATAAAGAAATGCAGGACTGTTTAAATAATTTTGATGTATCTAAAAAACATAGACCTTTCTAAATGTTAGATGTTCCAATAGTAATTGCAATTTAATTTTTTCCTTTCAAATGTATTCCATCACTGATATATAAACAAACTAGGACGAGATCATAGGCCTATTTGAGCTCAAAAAtttgaatgtaaaaaaaaaaaaaaaaaaaaaaaaaaaaaaaaaaaatgctgacaTCATCATGTTACTATTCCTACTATTCATTCATGCCAGCTGATAtacttatttataattataattataattataattataatgtaaaAGTTGTACAGATCTTTTAAATTTCTGGTCCCTTTATACATTTTATGCTTTATTTGATTGAATTGCATATATATCTCTTGGAGACAACTTTAAAGGAATGTATAACATAGAACTTCGAAATATCGTTCGTCTCCTCATAAACCAAATACATTTTATAGCAAAAAAGCCCATAACCACTCTATGAATAGATTGATTGCATCAAATTTACCAAGATTCATCTAGATCTAGATATAATTTAAGACCAAAAAAGGTTCTTAAATTTGTTAAGTAATAACATAAAATTAAAGAGAGCATACTATTTCAATCCTTATAGTTTATGACCTTACATCTTTACTATTTACTATTACTATAATAAAAAATGTAACCTTGTAGTTCGGGTGCTCTCTTTGCACACGACTTACATTTCGTTTCGATTGGGCCGATCTCTCTGTTGATCGGTGCCTTGTATTGTAATCATTCGCTTTGAGTATTATATAAGGGTGGTGATCCTCACACATCACTTTTTGATCCATGCACACCTAATTACCTATTTTAACCTTAATTACACttacaataataatacaaattCAACTCGCTAGATTAATCTAGGGGCATAACTGTAAATTTATGATACAaaagtgtacatggatcaaaaactggtgtgtgaggatcacctcccatTATATAATATCTTGCGtttcaaaaaaaaattacaataataaaaatataaaatttaaagaAATACTAGTATAACAACTAAAGGGGTAAGATTAAGATATGATGGTAAGACCATTTTTAACGCGGCGTCAGAGGGGTCCCGTCAGACGCGCTGGCAGTGGGTGACGCCCCCTGACGCCCCTAGTGGGGCGTTACGGCTGACGCGGGAGGGGCGCCAGTCAACTTTTTCACGGGTGGGTGAGGCAGCGTCAGAAGTACGTGGCGGCTTCTGATTGGCTGAAAATTTAAGCCGTTGGCTAACGGCTATATTTGAGTTtttgtcaaatttttttttttttaaattctatatatttttatctatataaaccCATCCATTCTACACTTTTAACACACCATTTCTCTTTATTTTTCTTTCAATTCTATcaattaaatcatacaattttctctCATCATCAATTATTTTTCTTTCATGGCATCGTATTTACTTAGTTACGATTCCGATTCGGAAGACGAGCGTATTATTGCACTAATTCAACATttagaagatgatgatgacgaaGTCGAATCCGACCGTGTTCCAAGATCATgaatttatattccaagaaatCGTGAAGAAGCTGGAGAAAACTTATGGAAGGATTATTTTAGTGACACACCCGTGTTTCCGCCATATAAATTTAAAAGGCGTTTTCGTATGCGGATTGAACTATTTCTCCGAATATCGCAAGGTATTTCTAATTTCGATTCTCATGATACTCCCGAGCATTTTAGATTTTTTAGGGAACGTTTTGATGCTAtcggtcggccgacttttacaatatTGCAAAAAAATGACTTCGGCTCTACGCCAATTGGCGTATGGAACTGGCGCCGATATGTTTGATGAATATTTAAAAATGAGTAAGCAAACCTCAATACTTTGTTTAGATAACTTTTGTAAATGTATTATTACATTATACAAAAAACGTTACATGAGATCTCCCAATGCATACGATGTTCAACGTTTATATAGTAAGCATGAAGAGAAACATGGTTTTAAGGGTATGCTCGggagtattgattgtatgcattgggagtgGAAGAATTGTCCCGTTGCTTTGAAGGGACAATACACTAGGGGTGACCACAAGAAACCTACCATTATGCTTGAAGCAGTTGCTTCGTATGGCTTGTGAATTTGGCATGCATTTTTTGGAATGGCGGGTTCCAACAATGATATAAATGTTTTGAATCAATCCTATGTTTTTGATAAACTTAAAAAGGGAACATCTCCACTAGCACCATTTGAGGTAAACGGTAATCAGTACACAAAAAGCTATTACTTAGCTGACGGTATATATCCTGACTGGGCTACTCTAGTCAAAGGTTGTGCGTGTCCGACAGATGATCCAAGGATTAAGTTTACTAGGTTTCAAGCTAGTGCCCGAAAGGATGTAGAGAGGGCATTTGGGGTTCTTCTAGGTCGATTTCATATTTTAAGGTTAGCAGCACGCACTATGTCGGTAAACAAGATGCGGAGAGTTATGGACTGTTGTATCATATTACATAATATGATTTTGGAGGATCAAGGATTTGCGTTAAGTGATTGGGAGGAAGAGTTCATTACCGAAGATATGGAGAATCGTCCGGAACGGATACCGAATAGAGGACGGGATCAAGACATTATCATTCGAGAAATAAGAGATAGGACGGTGCACGACCAACTAACCGATGATCTAGTTGAGCATATTTGGAACCTTCCGTCAGCATTCCGCACCATGAATGGTTAaatttatgtaatggttaaattttatgtaatggttaaattttatgtaatggttaaatttttatgtaatggttaatttttatatgttttttaattatatgtaatataatttgtatgcataataaaataaaaaaggaaaagaaaaaataaaactggTGGGATCTATTTGACACTGGAGAGGCGTCAGTATTATTTTAGTGTCAGAGGTTGATACTGCCACATTAGAGGCAGATTGCACTTTTTAACTAAAAAGTGGACAATCTGCCTTTAATGTCCCGGATAGGGTTATATATGGTCTAAAAGGCCATCATCCCCTTTCACAAGGGGTCAAGAACATTCTCTTTTTTCCTTAATTAAATACAACAAACACATTAACCAATTGAGAGAAATAAAGGAAACAACAACCAATTGAAGTAAAGCAAGGAATACTAGGAATAAAGCCAATAGGCATGCTTCTAACTCCACTAATAAACTAATGGGAAGTTGCAACCCTGCCCAAAATTCATCAAGATTTCACACAAACTCTTCACCCACTCCATTACCCCTCCTTTCACCTTCAAGATTTTAAGTCTTCCACTTTGTCTGAATCATTCTTCATTGAGACCTGCCTCACATGCTATCCACACGCATAAATTCAATAACTTTAATTCCACTTCTTCTTGCATAAACATTTCTatgtgttttttatttatttataaaaagatgCTAATTTTATTTGATGGGTTTGTTTTCAGTTCAAGATTTTATAAGTTGTGTTCTTTTTTGTACCCTTTAAGTTTATCTTGATATCAAAAACTACCCTTTTGTTCATCACTTTATAGTGTATACAAAGATGCTAACTTTGTTTGATGGGTTTGTTTTCAGTTCAAGATTCTATAGATTGTGTTCTTTTTTGTACCTTTTAAGTTTATCTTGATATCAAAAATCACCCTTTTGTTCGTCACTATATTACACTTTTTTCTCCTTTCATATTGACTCTAATACTATGAGGAGTTTAATGATGTTATTTTGTGTGTGTATATTGTTGGTTATTAGAACATTCTTAGTTGTGTATTCGAAAACCGATACAGTTAACATTGGAACCATCTTAAACTCTGAAAGCATCAATGGTAGGGTCTCAATTATTGCTATGAAGACTGCTGTTGATGATATCAATTCTGATCCCACCATTTTACCAGGAAAATCACTTAATCTTTCAATTCATGATGCAAATTACAGTGGTTTTCTCAGTATTGTTGGGGGTAAGTTACTATCTTGACTTCATTTATGCAATTTTGAAATGTGAAAATTAGTCCTTTTGAGGTAGAATTTGACATATGAAATCAGTCATTTTAACTAATACTTAGTGAATACAAATAAGAACAATTCACTAAgtccctttacccaaaaaaaaactAATACTTGGTGAACAGTTTCAATGTTTGTGTAGCATACTTTTGCTAATAACTTGTAAAACTGACCATTAAGGACAGAGCATATATTACATATAAACCTTTTATTAtggtcttattattattatgctagtACCTATTTATCAAGCTTTAACGAAACTAAAGGTGATAAATTGAGATACCGAAGCATATCCAAACACTATATGATGTTCATATCTGAGTATAATGGTGGTCCCGAAGAGTTGGGTAACATGTCAAAAATAGGTTCAGTCTAAACGAAGATTTCAGTAAAGGTTGGGCCAATTTGAGCTTAAACACCTTTTGTCCAAAAAATTTAGAGCTCTTATACCAAATAGTGTATTAAAGATGGTTAAACTCATAGTATTATTTTAGTGATAATCCAATTTTTATAAGTGTTAAGCAAATAGTTTTATGCTACCTGTTTGACCCCTTTTAAATAGGAGACACTGCAAATGAACTCATTTCGTATAAGCAAATGGGTTAAAACTGCCACCTTTTGTAGGATCTCATGCATACATATGCGATATACTAAATCTTTTCAAAATGATGATTTTCAGCATTGAAGTACATGGAGGCTGACATTGTGGCTGTAATCGGCCCACAAAGTTCAGTTATGGCCCCTGTTCTTTCAAATCTTGCAAACGAACTCCACGTCCCCTTTTTGTCCTTCACAGCATTAGACCCGTCACTTTCGCCTCTTCAGTATCCTTATTTCATCCAAACAGCCCCTAACGATCTTTATCAAATGACTGCCATTGCTGAAATAGTAAGCTATTTCGGTTATCGAGAAGTAAGTGCAATATTCACCGACGATGACCAATTTAGAAATAGTATATACACATTAGGCGACAAGCTTTCAGAAAGGCGTTGTAAGCTCTCGTTTAAAGCACCATTACCACCCGACTCAACTTTATTTCCACAAGATATTTATAATGCATTAGTCAAAGTTAGGTCAATGGAATCTCGGGTCATCGTTTTACATACTTATCACATAACGGGTCTTTCGATTTTTGAGACTGCAGAGAGTCTTGGCATGATGAAAAAAGGGTATATTTGGATCGTTACAACTTGGTTATCTACAGTTTTGGATTCTACTGGTATATCTTCGAATAACGCGTCTGTTTTACAAGGGGTTCTCACACTTCGGCCCCACGTACCAGATTCGAATAAAAAAAGGGACTTTTTGAGCAGATGGAAGGATTTGAGTAATGGGTCGATTGGGTTGAACCCTTATGGTCTATATGCTTATGATACAGTTTGGATGATTGCACGTGCGGTTGACAAGTTTTTTAACGAAGGTGGTCATATATCCTTCTCGAATGATTCTCGTTTGAGTGATTTAAAGGGGACGAAAGGTTTAAATCTTGGAGCACTTAGTATTTTTGATGGGGGAAAACAGTTGCTTAACAATTTGTTGCATACTAATATGACTGGTTTGACCGGGCCCATTTGGTTCAGTCCTGACCAGTCGTTAGTGAACCCTTCATTTGATGTAATTAACATGGTTGGGACTCAGGGTCGGGTTATTGGATACTGGTCAAACCACTCTGGGCTATCGGTTCAAACTCCAGAGAGTCTTTATACAAAACCAGCCAATCGCTCTTCTGCTAGTCAACGTTTGACCACTGTAATATGGCCCGGAAACACTAAAGAGAAGCCTCGCGGATGGGAATTTTCAAATAACGGGAGACCGTTACGAATTGGAGTTCCACTAAGAGTTAGTTTTAAAGATTTCGTTACACAAGTCAACGGGTCCCACGAAATTCGTGGATTTAGCACAGATGTTTTCCTTGCAGCCCGAAAACTGATTGCATATCCAATTCCTTATGAGTTTATCAAGTTTGGGAATGGTGACAAAAACCCGAG is from Rutidosis leptorrhynchoides isolate AG116_Rl617_1_P2 chromosome 10, CSIRO_AGI_Rlap_v1, whole genome shotgun sequence and encodes:
- the LOC139870990 gene encoding uncharacterized protein, which codes for MTSALRQLAYGTGADMFDEYLKMSKQTSILCLDNFCKCIITLYKKRYMRSPNAYDVQRLYSKHEEKHGFKGMLGSIDCMHWEWKNCPVALKGQYTRGDHKKPTIMLEAVASYGL
- the LOC139870991 gene encoding uncharacterized protein, whose translation is MAGSNNDINVLNQSYVFDKLKKGTSPLAPFEVNGNQYTKSYYLADGIYPDWATLVKGCACPTDDPRIKFTRFQASARKDVERAFGVLLGRFHILRLAARTMSVNKMRRVMDCCIILHNMILEDQGFALSDWEEEFITEDMENRPERIPNRGRDQDIIIREIRDRTVHDQLTDDLVEHIWNLPSAFRTMNG
- the LOC139873507 gene encoding glutamate receptor 3.2-like, whose protein sequence is MRSLMMLFCVCILLVIRTFLVVYSKTDTVNIGTILNSESINGRVSIIAMKTAVDDINSDPTILPGKSLNLSIHDANYSGFLSIVGALKYMEADIVAVIGPQSSVMAPVLSNLANELHVPFLSFTALDPSLSPLQYPYFIQTAPNDLYQMTAIAEIVSYFGYREVSAIFTDDDQFRNSIYTLGDKLSERRCKLSFKAPLPPDSTLFPQDIYNALVKVRSMESRVIVLHTYHITGLSIFETAESLGMMKKGYIWIVTTWLSTVLDSTGISSNNASVLQGVLTLRPHVPDSNKKRDFLSRWKDLSNGSIGLNPYGLYAYDTVWMIARAVDKFFNEGGHISFSNDSRLSDLKGTKGLNLGALSIFDGGKQLLNNLLHTNMTGLTGPIWFSPDQSLVNPSFDVINMVGTQGRVIGYWSNHSGLSVQTPESLYTKPANRSSASQRLTTVIWPGNTKEKPRGWEFSNNGRPLRIGVPLRVSFKDFVTQVNGSHEIRGFSTDVFLAARKLIAYPIPYEFIKFGNGDKNPSYTELVNKVAYNGFDAAVGDIAIVTNRTKVVDFTQPYIESGLVVVVPIKKIKSSAWAFLKPFTPLMWAVTAVFFIVVGAVVWILEHRLNDEFRGPPKQQLVTILWFTLSTMFFAQRENTVSTLGRMVLFIWLFVVLIINSSYTASLTSILTVQQLSSPIRGIESLMTTNERIGYQVGSFAENYLMEELNIPKSRLVALGSPQEYAGKLERGTVAAIVDERPYIDLFLSNNCMFQVVGQEFTKSGWGFAFPRDSPLAVDMSTAILTLSENGELQRIHDYWLKRKTCTSRTSDSDQLQLESFWGLFLIFGVACVLAIIIYMCMMLRDFGKHHSELSDPSVKKGSRSVRLQRFLSFADEKEEVSKSKLKRKRDMSVSRVNGRDVDSRNRSNRIQAEVDDDWRANVNT